The Hevea brasiliensis isolate MT/VB/25A 57/8 chromosome 9, ASM3005281v1, whole genome shotgun sequence nucleotide sequence TTTCTACATTTGAAAATTTACCTTCTTGTTGGTCCTGCATCTTTTCTCTTGACagaaagaaaaaattattaattttaatgaaacGATGCTTTCATGAGCAATTTGACTTATGTAAAAGTATCCTCCAATGGCCTTCATAGTTCTTTTAAAGCTTTTAGAGAAAATGTATCTCTTGTGGCAATTCCCATTTTAGAATTTTAATGTACATTTTGACATGTCTGTAGGttaatttttattcttaattttttttcctttttattcctctctctctctctcttgttttCCCTCTGCCTTGCTTTTTGGAAAAATTAGAATGTTTCTCCCTTTTCAGGGCAGTTGGTAGTGGCATCATTGCTTGACCGGAATATTAAGTCACGCTTATTACTACGAGATCCTGAAAAAGCAACTGCACTGTTTGGCAAACAAGATGAGGAGACATTGCAGGTGCCCTTTTATCTGCTTATGGCCTCTTGCATGATTCATAGTATCATATACCATTTTCCTAAAAAGAAAAATAGCATAAGCAAACTTCTAGCTTTTAGATTAATTTCTTTCCTTAAGATTTAAAACATAATCATAAAGAGCTGTTAACACTTGCTAGGTACTTAAAGGGGACACTCGGAATCCAGAGGATCTAGATCCATCAATATCTGAGGTTTCTATCTCGTCTTCACTCAGCTGTCCTTTAACTTATCTTTCTAAAGGATGACAAAAACACTTGACCATATTACTAGCCTAGTTACTTATGTAATCTAAAATTTCCCTGCAGGGAGTCACACATGTGATATGCTGCACTGGAACAACAGCCTTTCCTTCAAAGCGATGGGATGGAGATAATACACCAGAAAGAGTAGGTCAGAAGTTTTTACCTcataattaatgaaattttagaATGAAATATAAGCATATTATATGTAGCCCTCTCTAATTTAGCTTATTACCAGAAAATGATCTCTGTACTGATGCTCAACATGAAGAACATTTCTGTATAAAGTTCAGACAGGTTAATCCATGGGCCTGCATAATTCTgagaaaaaagaaataacagCCCAACAAAACAAAGATCAGAAGCCATAAACAAGGATTTTTGTCATTTAATAGAATGGGCCAAAACACATTTATGACGTCATTGACCAAGGAATGACTTGGATGGTTACCATTTGCAAGTTTAGTTCATTTTAGAGACTGAGTCAGAGATAGTGATCACACTTCATGCAGATCAAATACTATAAACCCACACAATCAGTGCAAAGTAATGGTGGTAATAGCAAATCCCCTGTGAAACTAGCATTCTTCTTTTGAGATGAAAACAATAATATCTGTACACATCTTTGATGGCTCCTATCTGAGCTTTTTCAGTATTTGAGATTCAGAATCCCAAAGTTGAAGtaccttttcttagcattctaagcATCTATTTACATTGAGATAAGCCTATATTCAAGCAGAGTGCAGACCTATCTAGCTTGGTTCCTTGATGATATAAGGTTGAGGACATGATTTCTGGTTGATCAATCCTGAATCTATTCTCAGGACAAACTGGAATTGATTGTGAATAACTCCATTGTTTGCGGTTCTGTGCACTCTACCTGAGTATATTTCATTTTAGCTAACATTGTTTAGCATATCTAAAAGTAGACTCTTCTTTTGCCTTCCTGTCATGAAAATATATGTAAGCCACAGAAAGGTAAGTATACACCTTTAATTCCAttgactttttattttttaatctaaAGATTGGGAGGGTGTGAGAAATCTCGTTTCTGCATTGCCTTTGTCATTGAAGAGAATCATTCTTGTTTCATCAGTTGGTGTAACCAAGTTCAATGAATTGCCTTGGAGGTAAGACTTGCTTATTTGGTTTTGCAATGAACTTGTGGCTTAATTTTGGTTTGATGTCAATGTAAACATATACACTATAAGTAACTGCTTTAGATGGTGAGTATACCTATGCATAATTtcaggaaaagaaaattaaaaaagaaggTTTTTCCAATTTTTAGGAGATGTTTGGTTTGTGTTCATGATATCTCTTTCTTGCTTAGTGATATGCACAGATATTATGCTCTTGCAGAAACTCATGAGATTTGATAATTCCATTACACTTATTTTGGAGGGATATAAAAATAGGGAAAATTAGTTTCAGTATGTTATGTTTGACGTGAATGATGTATGAAACGGCTGCAATGAAGTGATAATACTGTCGTTTTCCCCTTGATACTTGACAGTAAAAGCAAAAACAATGGAAAATTTGTTTTTGATGAAAAGCAACCTCCTTTTTTGTCCTTGAATGTTTTAGGAGGCAACATAACCTGGAACTTCGGTGGATAAGTGTATGACTGTACCCAGTATTCGGTTTTGAATTTGAACACGCATTTATGTTCTGGCATGGAATGTTTTCTGCTTATTAAAGAATTTGGTTATCAAGCTGTGCACCTTTTTTTATTCTATATTATGCTTCTAACTATTTTCCCTCTTTATCATATAATGAATTCTGTGGAATTGCTTCAACATGCTTCTGGAAGTGAATATCAACCACTTGAATTTCCCGTTAGAATATTGCAAATGAAATTATCTGCTATGGTTCTGTGTGCTTGGATTAAATTTATTTGTTTCAAATTTTTTCTTTGCAGCATTATGAATCTCTTTGGTGTTCTCAAGTATAAGAAGATGGGGGAGGATTTTGTTCGTCAGTCTGGTCTTCCATTCACCATCATTAGGTGTGATAATGGCTTACCGTTTGCTTGATTTTGGGATATTAGAAATTCATTGCAGCAACTTGTGGAGATACTTTAATTTTTCGATTTGCATCTGTATGCTGTTTCATATATGTTTACAGCACGTTTATGCCTGTCTCAGACCTGGTAGATTAACAGATGGACCTTACACATCATATGATCTAAATACCCTGCTCAAAGCTACTGCTGGGCAACGGCATGCAGTTCTTATTGATCAAGGTTTGCAATTTACAAACTTTTTCTATAGTGAAACATGTTATAAAatgcattttcttatttttattggaTGTTATTCATATAGCTCAAGTTTTTCACCAATTTAGTATTCATTTTCAATGCTAAACGGGAAGTAAGTTCaacaaaatataataatatcTATATTACAGTGTGAGACTTCATTTCAAAGAGTCAGTGTTGGTAGTTATGCTGTGGGCATTTAGATTCATCTCTTTATCATGTCCAATCTGTAAATGGGTTTTCTACTTTTCTTCTCAGGTGATAAACTTGTGGGAGAGGTAAGCAGACTTGTAGTCGCTGAAGCTTGCATTCAGGCATTGGACATAGAATTTACTGAAGGTCAAATTTATGAAATCAACTCAGTTGAGGTAAATTCATAAAGATGAGTGAATGATAGTTATTATTATGGAAATTGTTTGAATCCGTAAACTATTTTGATTTTTCATAATTGAATGCTGAAAGCCACTTTTTTTTGAGAAATGAAGTTGAACAGTAGTAGTGATTGCAAATGAGAGAATCTACATGATACTAATATTCCTTCTGGATCCTTTTTTGTTAGTCTAACTTATGCTTAATAAGTGAAACCTCTACTTTCCAATGGATGCACTCTTTCCACAGAAAGACTGGAATTTGATTCCTAGTTGCGCACCTGAATTTTAATCATGGGGCTAATATAAAGTTTCTTGAAAGCAAATGAGGTGTATGCAATTGAAGGTATGGAGGATGAAAGAAACTTATATTTAAGCTGGAGAAACCCCAAACTGTTAGGTTTCACAATCTTTGCCCCACACTTCTCTCACCAAGAGGGAAGCAAATGGAGGCTTGGCCTGTGTCCATGACATTGACAGGGATGCAAGAGACTGTCACCATGAATGATAATTTTATACAGTTACTGACAAATATGAGTTtctgagaaagtgagaataattaGAGAAAAGTGGTGATGCGTCCTTGCTGAAGTTgtaattttatatgaagaaaagaaaattctgtGTTAGATGCACCCTTCTCAACACACCTTCTATTAGTCAAATTCTTTAGTCTGCATTAGCTGTATCATCCATTTTGGCATTTTTCAAGTTAAATATCAAGCTTATAAATTATGAATACATTCTGAGATACTCATTTCAACTTAAATAAGCCTTAATTCCAATTTAGTTGAAATGGCTGTATGAATATTTTTCCTGCATTCATTTCATTTTAGGATATGCTTCTTCTAAATCATTTTCAGTACTACAAACTGAGTTATGCTAGGTCCAGCCATTGTCTTTTTCCCTTGGTTAATTTCAATAGCATGGATTTTTAACTTGTGTGCATAATTAACATAGGTGCTAGAGTATACATGGGTTGCACTCACCTAGGTGTCTTTCTTAATATAATTTTTCTTagtacaaaaataaaattatattaattgccTAGGGCTGAGCATTCGGttgaaatcgaaccgaaccgaaccgaaccaatcaTCAAAACCGcattaattgaattattatattttagaaaccgaaccaaactgaaatgaatgaaaaatcaaaccaaaccgaaccgcTTTATTTTAGTTTGGTTTGAATCGATCCGTTTTTTAGTTTTGatagattttttaatttagacttaattctcaagttatttagtttgattttgatcttggtttgaacttaataaccattaatcaatgatattaaacaattcatatatataaaattatatataattcatacattctctataaaaataaatcaatttaaaaattaataaagtaatttggttcggttcggttcaaccGTTTTCCTCTTCAAAACTGAATCAAATCAAAATAACTGAAATTCTTAAAAtgcaaaatcgaaccgaaccaaatcgAATTACCTAATTAAAGCGGTTCGATACGGTTTATTCAATTCAAACCGAACAGTTCTCACCCTTATAGATGcctgtaaaattttttttccattCAGAACAATGTAATCAtcacatatatttttttaataaattttttacttCAGTAGTCAAACCCATGGTGGGTTTTCATCTATTTATTAAGTAGTGtactgtgaaaaaaaaaaaaaaaaactgcaacTCCGCAACAAGTGTAGAATGTGTTTTTGGGACTGAAACACCTAGGTTTTTAATGTCATCTATGACAGATGTAACAATTGGCTGGAGACGTGTAATTTTTGCCGTTTGCTGTGTGTGAGTTTTCCAGCAATTGATTTTTCCCCTGCCTGCATTAGTTCTATATATGTTCCATTTCAAGttttaaataattatcatgaagtTCATCATTTGAAAACTGCCGCATTTTGCTGAACTAAGATTTGTACTTATGCAGGGTGATGGCCCTGGCAGTGATCCTCGGAAGTGGCGAGATCTATTCAAAGCTGCTGAAGCCCAAGATTGAGTATTATACTAAACAGAGAATAAACTTCATAAACTTTGAAGCAGTTATAATGGATTTTCCTTTCAGTGTTTAAGTCTTGTATGTATCGCGTATGTATATATATGAGTTTTAACAGCTTTCACATACTCTGGATCTCTCTGTATTTGTTTCAGTAAAGTTTGCAGGATAAGCATTACAAACCAATagtttttgttgttgttgttttttttttttcctcattccACAAGTGCTCAGCAAATAATATCTATATTTGATCTCTAAAAGATTACATGAACTTCTTAATTGAATTCTTAATTTGTACAAACACTAAAAACTGAGTCTGCATTCCAGTTTTCACCTAGACAATGTGTATTCTAGATGTTGCTATTTTCTGATTTTGGACTGATTATGGTTTAAGTAATGCCACTACTAGTAacaacacaatttttttttccaattttacaTAGGCCATAATGAAGCATGACTGATCAAAAGAAATTTCAACATGacgaaataataattttattatatcactagttgaatgtttcatggaccaccataaatatatatatataccaggTGAAGGGGAAAGGGAAAAAATTTCCAAGCATCAACTATGGAATCAATTGGGGCTATTTATTGATAGAAGTGAAGAACTAAAGAAGAATTACAGAAGCCTAAAAGAAGTCGaataataaatttatgaaaaACCATCATTGTTGATTCTAAACTTGTGATCCTGATTTTTCACCCATTTCAACTTGATCTCCATTTCCAACTATTTTCTTCCAGAACCAATGGTTTTGAAAGAGAATGTATACCTCCTCTATTGGAACTTGCTTTGTTTCTggcaagaggaagaagatgaagctgCTCATGATCAAAATCAAGCCAGCAAACAGCAAGAAAATCCCGTATCGAAGATGGCAGAGAGATACAAGGAAGCATTGTGCTATCAGAGCTGTGAAGATCATGTTCACACAGACCACTATACTTTGTCCGGCTGATCTTGTCTCCAAGGGAAACAGTTCACTTGGAACTAACCAACCCAAAGGACCCCAAGACCTTCCATATGCCAAGACAAACAAGCAAAGGATAATCACCAGGAACAAGCCAATTCCTTTTGGAAGGGTTACTCCTTGTCCAAACTTCAGGGCCAAAGTTATACCTGTTGCCACCTGCAGATCAAGCAAATACATACTCAAGCTCAAAAAGATCCTGCAAACTTGAATAAAGATTTCAAAGAACTGAGCTTTCAAGTGTACTTTACCATATAGCAGAACATTTCAAAGCCTGCTTCCAGGAAGAATGCTCTTCTGCCACATTTGTCTACTAAAAACATTGACACGATAGCACCAGCAACAAGTGCAGCACTTGTTATGACAGATGAGTATAAAGATGCTCCGGAGCCAAAACCCAGGCTTTGAAAAAATACAGGGGCATAGAACAGGATGGAATTATTTCCTGTGAGCTGTTGAAACATAGGGATTCCTATAGCTCCTATTACCAACTGGGGGCGATTCTTTCGTTTCAGAAGATTCCTGAAAGGATGCTTTATCGCACGAGCTTCATTACTAGCATCTACAAGATCAGCAAACTCAGCTTCAATGTTCTTGGTACCTCTAATTTTCTCCAATATTCTTTTCCCTTCTTCCAATTTCCCTTGCTCTACAAGGCTGTTAGGGGTCTCAGGAAGGAAAATGCCACCAATAAACATTAAAGTTGCAGGGATTGTAGCTAAGCCAAGAGACAATCTCCATCCCCATGGATGGATTTTTTCAGTTCCATAATTTATCAGGGTTGCTATCAGGATTCCTAAGCAGGTTGTAAGTTGAAACAGTTGGTTGATCGCTCCTCGGATTTTTGCCGGAGCCATTTCTGAGAGATACAAGGGAACTGCCTGCAGATCAGAAGAAAAGGGGGAGCAAGTAAAATTAACAGGCTTCCACGTTATAACATTTTTTTTTCCAGTTCAAGTGTACCTGGTTGCTGAAACCAATGCCTACACCAAGAAGTACTCGTCCTATAATTAGCATCCAAATATTCACAGCAGCTGCATTAAGAACTGCTCCTAAAAAGAAGCTTATCGATCCAACAATGATGCTGCCTTTCCGGCCTTTGTTTCTGGTTACATGGGATGCTCCAAAAGTGGAAACAAGGGCAGCAAAATACAAAGAAGATGTGAAAAGTGTAAGGATCTGGTTGTCATACTTGCAGTAATCTGTCTCATGAAGATGTTTTTGCTTTCTCCTATACACTTTCGGGAAGAAATCTTTCAAGAAATCATCCATGGAAGTCACTCCACCTGAAGCCAAAATTTCAAGTTCATCTCTCGTTAAGTATATAACTAGGCTCTCAGTTCCAAAAAACGTCACCAATATTGGATGTTTAAGCTGCTAAATAATCGAATATTTGTCTCTTAGTAAAGGAATGTTTCATGTATATATGTTATTGAATACGGTTTTGTTTTTTTCTGAATCCTTTAATCCAAACATAGATGATTAGTTTTCTCAATAACAAAATTATTGGATTGATTTCCAAATTCTTCcctattatataaatttaaagagAACTTGTGATCATCATAAGGAAAAGAATAAAAAAAGGCTTTAACGTGACAGCTAAAGATTATTAGATTAAGAAAGCTTAACGATGAAAAGAAAGAACTCACCTGATACACCAAGATCATACCCAAAAAGGGATCCTCCAAGAGCAGCAACAATGCAAGCAAAGATGAAATAACCTGTAATTCTATACTCATAAAGATGAGCTCTTTTCAGAGTTCCTCCATCTGTGAAACCTCCCCCAGCCATCTCTGTTGTCTCTctattcaagttttttttttccttctctctCACTATATATATGTGTTGTGTAGTCAAACACAAGTAGACAAGAAGATGAAATCCAAAAGGAACAATGAGTTGTTTAGTCaagaatataaaatataataacgtAATAAGATGAGTGCTAAAAAGGTTAACCGTGACAAAAGATGAATTTATAGGATTTGAATGCAATACAAAGATGGTGGCATTGAGATGCGCATGaccaaattcaatttttaaccaTAATAAATATATAGAGATAAGGTGAGATCAAGAATTTGAATAAATCTCTTTTTCCCTTTTGGAGAAGGAAACGTTTCCTAAATCTTACTGGTTTCCTTATATCATGGTAATTAATATACTAAAAGGATATTGAAaggattataaaaaataaatatctaatattgtaaaaaaaaaaaaaacttatctaacataaaaaaataaaaaaattattgaataagaTAAAGAAAAGGTAAGAAAGGATAAAGAAGGGAAGGATGAGGAGAAAGGATAAAGAAGGGAAGGATGAGGAGTgttacaataaaaaaattttatatttagagagataatatatattttttatatttaaaaagaagtaaaaaaatgataaatttaagatatgtataaataaaaataattataaattttatttcctttttttttttaacctattCTTATATCTCAAATAATaagaaaaactaaaatttaagGGATAAGATGGAATAAAAAACTTACCTTCTGTTAATACACCAATCTTCAAatagaaatatataattaatttatcctCTTTTAATCTATATTTGCTCTCCTTAGTCTTCATCTAAACAGAAGAAACTTTTTTGGGCTTTATgacttatattattttttttattattttttgtttaaatttttaattaacaatTTAGACTTAGATGAAAATatcaaaaacataaaatatataataaaaaataatatttttttagagaataaaatataatagtattaaataattataaaatctaATTaggttaatttgattattttagtttTAAAGATTAAAACGAATCTTTTTTTGATTTGGAAATCAAAACAAACCTAACTAATTAGAAAAGTAAAAGCAGATTAATTTTTATCTTGGTAATTGATTTAGATTAAATGCTGCTGATGCTGATCGTTCGGCGAAAGTTTCCACTTCAATGCATTCATCTTCTTCGTTAAGCTTTGGTTTATCACTAAAATCTCAGTTACTGATAACTTCTTTAATCACTAGCATTAAAGATAATTTCAGAAAGCAAGAGGATCAGACTTCATGCATTGCAAGTCTCTGGTTTCGGATTGAGATTATTAATTTGGTTTCCGATGCAGATATGACGCAGATCAGATCGTCCTTTCTCAACATAATTGTTACAAAATTGCCTTTAGACGTTTATTTAGACCATTTGCAATGAAAACTACAGCAGAAAATTAATAAcaatctatataatatataaatgtgtgaaagaggagaaatatttaaattttacaaattaatttttcttatttttattatttataattatattttttattatttaattattttaaactttatatacatttaaatttattaattttatttatatttaaattctacatgattaatttttttataattcaatatatatatatataaaacatagCTTTGCTGAAAATActattcataatttatattatttaaaaaataagaaagtattttattttctatgaataacttttttattaaaatctaataaatttctatctctatcttataattatttatataaaaatattttaatataataataaatattttatttacttttcaataatgataataataataatcattttAGTAATACCATATCTGAATTATTTCATATCCAACTCATTCTAATAATTATTAGCTAAGTCTTTTTATATGAAAATTTCGTTATTTTTCTATTAAATTAAAGTAGTATATATTTTATATGAAtaacttttttaataaatttttatatctatcttaaaatttttctttatatcataagaaaatatgaaattatacaataaaaattaataatattgatattcattgatatAGGTGTACATGGTTAATTCTatcaaataaaactaaaaatcgaATAAAAAATatctagaattaaaaaaaattaatattatataaaattacatcaaattaaatttaatttcattattatgtGTATAAACTTTTAAATAGTGTTGAAAAAGTTTAAATTGTTCatactaattatatatatatatatatatttaaaaattataaaatataaaaaactaATTAGTCttgataaatttaatataaaatacttattattatataattatattataataataaattttcataataaaaatcaCCTCTTATCATATTTACttacaataattttttattttcattaatatattttcattttaattaatttaaataaacatacacatcatgaaaataaaaaaattattatattatattataataataatatattataataatactatattatatacaaaatattaaaaaaaattatatataaatatattaaatcacaAGTATATACAACGAGTGTAGAAAACGTACAACTTATGTTTGAGAAAAAAAAACTAATAGTAATAATATTCCAAGGTAAGTTTAAGCATTGCACAGTAACAACAATTTTtcaagtaattaaattaaattaattagcttGGTAACAGTTGtgagtttttttctttttcctcattAATCAAGGTTTAATTTCACTTGAAAGCATTCAATGATGAAATTAGAAATCCTGAATGCATCAATTCATACGGTAGAATCGTTAAGAGagaatttaattttaatgtatataaattatttcaaGTATATCTCACacggtaaaaaaaaaaatttaatataaatttgaactcatataaaaataatctaatcacaattaaattaaatatttatatcaatatatatatataattaattaatatatatatataatataaatttatatataaatatttaatttaataattaataaatttatttttatatgaatttaagtttttcataactgaaaaaaaaaaaaaaaagagaaatcatGTTGGTTGCCTGGTGGGAATGATTGGGTCGGAAATACCCACTTTTTCAGATTGGGCCAAAAAGCCCAAGCCCCATATTAAGTGAGAAAAGTGCTGGGGTTTCTCCAAGAAGCTTTGAGGGTGAAGGCTGAAAAAAGAGGCCACATTCCTTCGATTCTTCCGATAGGTGAGCTTAAATTTCGTGTATTTCATAAAAATTCATCCTTGATTATTCCAAAAATGCCATAAATCTTGATATTTCTGCATCTGGTGAATTCTGCTTTGCTAATTTCCTTCA carries:
- the LOC110638591 gene encoding uncharacterized protein At2g34460, chloroplastic — encoded protein: MACKLFFTPIPDFPLARRKFSKFPQRISLNISPGYCSFKFLSSSRRVFSSSLVVHAAKEEVIQSPNSVSTLDSKTTLPSSSKLVLVVGGTGGVGQLVVASLLDRNIKSRLLLRDPEKATALFGKQDEETLQVLKGDTRNPEDLDPSISEGVTHVICCTGTTAFPSKRWDGDNTPERVDWEGVRNLVSALPLSLKRIILVSSVGVTKFNELPWSIMNLFGVLKYKKMGEDFVRQSGLPFTIIRPGRLTDGPYTSYDLNTLLKATAGQRHAVLIDQGDKLVGEVSRLVVAEACIQALDIEFTEGQIYEINSVEGDGPGSDPRKWRDLFKAAEAQD
- the LOC110638589 gene encoding sugar transport protein 14 — its product is MAGGGFTDGGTLKRAHLYEYRITGYFIFACIVAALGGSLFGYDLGVSGGVTSMDDFLKDFFPKVYRRKQKHLHETDYCKYDNQILTLFTSSLYFAALVSTFGASHVTRNKGRKGSIIVGSISFFLGAVLNAAAVNIWMLIIGRVLLGVGIGFSNQAVPLYLSEMAPAKIRGAINQLFQLTTCLGILIATLINYGTEKIHPWGWRLSLGLATIPATLMFIGGIFLPETPNSLVEQGKLEEGKRILEKIRGTKNIEAEFADLVDASNEARAIKHPFRNLLKRKNRPQLVIGAIGIPMFQQLTGNNSILFYAPVFFQSLGFGSGASLYSSVITSAALVAGAIVSMFLVDKCGRRAFFLEAGFEMFCYMVATGITLALKFGQGVTLPKGIGLFLVIILCLFVLAYGRSWGPLGWLVPSELFPLETRSAGQSIVVCVNMIFTALIAQCFLVSLCHLRYGIFLLFAGLILIMSSFIFFLLPETKQVPIEEVYILFQNHWFWKKIVGNGDQVEMGEKSGSQV